The genomic interval TTGCTATTTTGGGTTCGCGTTCCTAGGCGCCTCACTTCAACTAACCAACGTTTTGATTTTAGTGTTACATTTGTAGTGGAAGCGTTGGTTGTTTTTTAGTTTGGGCTCTATGCCTCAGGAGTCTCGCCCAGATTTGCAATCAAATAAAGTATCGATATTGAGTAGGAAAAGAATCGTTCTTGTAGTTATAAGAAGTGCGTCAATTTGAATAGTGGTGCGCAAATCATATGATGCGTCGATATTCATTTTCTGCATAATGATATGTGGTATGGAGTAAAGAGGGTTAAGGAGAAATTACTTTATTGATTGCTATCTTGGGACGCTTTCTGAGAGCAGTCCCTGGTAAGTCCACGAATCCGAGTTGGTAATAAAGTAAACGAAGAAAGCATTGCGGGATGAAAAATTTTTAACTCTCCCCAAAGCTTGTCATCAAAATGTTGCTGTTTGCTATGATAATTTTCAAAAGTGTTTGGATTAACAATAATTAGGTAATTAAAATGTGTAGAAGGCTATATTATGTTATGATTGGAAAGATGCGCAACATAAGGAGGTTACCAAACATGTTTTTAATCAACGTGCATATTGTAAGTTGGATTGTTCTTTTGATTTTGTTTTATGCGACGTATGAAAATTATTCAAACAAGCAAGGTCCGACGCCATTATTTAAGTCACTCCATATGGCAACACGATTATTTATGCTTTTCGTTTTAATTACAGGTTTTTGGCTTGCGATCAAAGCTTTTTCAGCTACGGGTGTGAGTCATATGTTAATGACTTTGAAACTGCTAGCGGGTATTGCAGTCATTGGTTTAATTGAAGTGACTTTAGCGCGTAAGAAGAAAAAAGCGCCAAGTCGAGGTGTCTTTATTGCTACTTTAGTTGTTGTTATTGTTACCATTATTTTAGGCGCAATTTTACCATGGGGTCCGATTACTGATTTATTCCGTTAAGCAAGGGTTCACACGTTTGAAATGTGAATCATTCATAAAAGTACAACCGTTCATACAAAACAAATAAAAGTGAAGGATGCGCCATTGATGCTCCTTCGCTTTTTTCTATATTATAGATTTCGTGTTTTATAACCTAACATATTAATTAAATCTTTAGGATGTGCAAATGGTGGCGCATAAGCAACTTCAAATTCTGTTAATTCGTCAATTGTTGTTTGATGCATTAATGCCATAGATAGAACGTCAATACGTTTGTCGACATCTTTTTGACCTACTGCAGCGACTCTTAAAATGCGGCGTGTCTCTTTATCAAAATACGCTCTTAAATGGACTTTGCTATTATCAGGGTAATAACTCGCGTGTGTATTAAGATTCACTTCTACCATTTGATAATCAAAGTTTTTCAA from Staphylococcus sp. MI 10-1553 carries:
- a CDS encoding YisL family protein — its product is MFLINVHIVSWIVLLILFYATYENYSNKQGPTPLFKSLHMATRLFMLFVLITGFWLAIKAFSATGVSHMLMTLKLLAGIAVIGLIEVTLARKKKKAPSRGVFIATLVVVIVTIILGAILPWGPITDLFR